The Paenibacillus tianjinensis genome has a window encoding:
- the serS gene encoding serine--tRNA ligase: MLDVKVLRSDYAKVEEALNKRGKSLDLIAGFPQLDLRRRELLQETEGLKNRRNIVSGDVAKKKKNGEPAEDLIAEMRTVSDRIKELDDEVRELETQIDELTMSIPNIPHESVPVGKSEEENVEVRRWSQPREFGFTPKSHWELAQQLDILDFEAAAKVTGSRFVFYKGLGARLERALINFMMDLHSGEHNYEEMLPPYIVNKDSLYGTGQLPKFEEDLFKLRDTEYYLIPTAEVPVTNYYREEILTAADLPKYHVAYSSCFRSEAGSAGRDTRGLIRQHQFNKVELVKLTTPETSYEELEKMTADAERVLQLLELPYRVLGLCTGDMGFTAAKTYDLEVWLPESGMYREISSCSNTEDFQARRANIRFRKEPKAKPEFVHTLNGSALAVGRTVAAILENYQQEDGSVLIPEALQPYMRNVKSISPKISQ, encoded by the coding sequence GTGCTAGATGTAAAAGTATTGCGCAGTGATTATGCCAAGGTAGAAGAGGCGCTTAATAAACGCGGGAAATCACTTGATTTGATTGCAGGCTTTCCACAGCTTGACTTGCGCCGGCGTGAACTGCTGCAAGAGACTGAAGGGCTTAAGAACCGCCGTAACATCGTTTCAGGCGACGTGGCTAAGAAGAAAAAGAATGGCGAGCCGGCAGAAGACTTGATTGCTGAGATGCGTACGGTATCCGACCGGATCAAGGAGCTGGATGATGAAGTCCGCGAACTCGAAACACAAATCGATGAGCTGACCATGAGCATTCCGAACATTCCTCATGAATCGGTGCCGGTAGGCAAATCCGAGGAAGAGAACGTTGAAGTGCGGCGCTGGTCGCAGCCAAGAGAGTTCGGATTTACGCCCAAATCCCATTGGGAGCTGGCACAGCAGCTGGATATCCTTGATTTTGAAGCCGCTGCCAAGGTTACAGGTTCCAGATTTGTGTTCTATAAAGGTCTTGGCGCCCGTCTGGAGCGCGCCTTGATCAACTTCATGATGGATCTTCACAGCGGAGAGCATAACTACGAGGAAATGCTGCCGCCATATATCGTAAATAAGGACAGCTTGTATGGTACAGGTCAGCTGCCGAAGTTTGAAGAGGATCTGTTCAAGCTGCGGGACACCGAATATTACCTGATTCCTACAGCCGAAGTACCGGTAACGAACTACTACCGTGAGGAGATTCTGACAGCTGCAGATCTGCCGAAATATCATGTTGCTTACAGCTCCTGTTTCCGTTCTGAAGCGGGTTCAGCAGGCCGGGACACCCGCGGGCTTATCCGTCAGCATCAATTCAATAAGGTAGAGCTTGTAAAGCTGACTACCCCTGAGACCTCATATGAGGAGCTTGAGAAGATGACAGCTGACGCTGAACGCGTACTGCAGCTTCTGGAGCTGCCGTACCGGGTGCTGGGCTTGTGTACCGGAGATATGGGCTTCACAGCAGCTAAGACGTATGATTTGGAGGTCTGGCTGCCTGAGAGCGGCATGTACCGTGAAATCTCCTCCTGCTCCAATACAGAGGACTTCCAGGCGCGCCGGGCTAATATCCGTTTCCGTAAGGAGCCTAAGGCAAAGCCTGAATTCGTTCATACCTTAAATGGTTCCGCATTAGCTGTAGGACGGACCGTGGCAGCTATTCTGGAGAACTACCAGCAGGAAGACGGCAGTGTGCTGATTCCGGAAGCACTCCAGCCATACATGCGTAATGTGAAATCGATTAGTCCGAAAATTTCTCAATAA
- a CDS encoding small acid-soluble spore protein P, translating into MSKPKSMPVPGVETNHEPREEHHSSGPKPLSGSKKVKQANHVDHHNRQG; encoded by the coding sequence ATGAGCAAACCCAAAAGTATGCCGGTTCCCGGCGTAGAGACTAACCATGAGCCTAGGGAGGAGCATCACTCCTCCGGGCCTAAGCCGTTATCCGGTTCTAAAAAGGTAAAGCAGGCTAACCATGTGGATCATCACAACCGGCAGGGATAA
- the pdxT gene encoding pyridoxal 5'-phosphate synthase glutaminase subunit PdxT, with protein MKIGVLALQGAVTEHIVSIEKTGAEGLPIKRVEQLEEVEGLIIPGGESTTIGKLMRKYGFIEAIRDFSAQGKPIFGTCAGMIVLAKRIAGGEPSHLELMDITVARNAFGRQRESFECDLDVKGINEPVRAVFIRAPLINEVGPDVDVLTVYNDEIVTARQDNLLVSSFHPELTDDYRLHQYFADMVKASVEAKQ; from the coding sequence ATGAAAATAGGAGTGTTGGCGCTTCAAGGCGCTGTAACAGAGCATATTGTCAGTATAGAGAAAACCGGAGCCGAGGGCCTTCCCATTAAGCGCGTAGAGCAGCTTGAGGAAGTTGAAGGACTGATCATCCCTGGCGGAGAAAGTACTACGATCGGCAAGCTGATGCGCAAATACGGCTTCATTGAAGCCATTCGTGATTTCTCAGCCCAGGGTAAGCCTATTTTCGGTACATGTGCGGGAATGATTGTGCTGGCGAAGAGAATTGCCGGTGGCGAACCTTCACATCTTGAGCTGATGGATATTACCGTTGCCCGGAACGCTTTTGGCCGCCAGCGGGAGAGCTTTGAGTGTGATCTGGATGTAAAAGGGATAAATGAGCCGGTCCGTGCCGTCTTTATCCGTGCTCCGCTCATTAACGAAGTGGGTCCGGATGTCGATGTCCTGACGGTCTATAATGATGAGATCGTAACGGCGCGCCAGGACAACCTGCTGGTATCCTCTTTCCATCCGGAGCTGACCGATGATTACCGCCTGCATCAATATTTTGCCGATATGGTGAAGGCTAGTGTAGAAGCTAAACAATAG
- the tadA gene encoding tRNA adenosine(34) deaminase TadA: MNIQTGELSAEELAIHELWMREAIAEARKAESLGEVPIGAVVVRHGEIIGRGYNLRETTLDSTAHAEMVAIREASTALNSWRLLDCQLYVTLEPCPMCAGAMVQSRLPLTVYGTTDPKAGCAGTLMNLLEETRFNHRTEVIQGVLQEECAELLTSFFRRLRQSPSKL; encoded by the coding sequence TTGAATATTCAAACCGGTGAACTGTCGGCAGAAGAGCTGGCGATTCATGAATTATGGATGAGAGAGGCCATTGCGGAAGCCCGAAAAGCTGAAAGCTTGGGCGAGGTGCCCATCGGCGCAGTGGTTGTACGTCACGGCGAGATTATCGGACGCGGCTACAATCTGCGGGAAACTACGCTGGACTCTACTGCGCATGCCGAAATGGTGGCTATCCGGGAAGCCAGTACAGCGCTGAATTCCTGGAGACTGCTTGACTGCCAGCTGTATGTAACGCTGGAGCCCTGCCCCATGTGCGCAGGGGCGATGGTTCAGTCCCGGCTGCCGCTAACTGTCTATGGCACCACAGATCCCAAAGCGGGCTGTGCCGGCACACTTATGAATCTGCTAGAAGAAACGAGATTCAACCACCGGACCGAGGTTATTCAAGGTGTTCTGCAGGAAGAATGCGCAGAGCTGCTTACTTCCTTTTTCCGCCGGTTGCGGCAAAGCCCGTCAAAGCTCTAG
- a CDS encoding GNAT family N-acetyltransferase → MSFKLYDNAQGIYLALLQKQDANDLLQLRLRNREHHQPFEPQREADYYTLESQELLISQRMNDADQDRAYMFGIFLLDGQLAGQITISNIVRGVAQYGDLGYFIDHTLQGKGYTTAAARLILDYSFRALALHRVQAAILLHNAASRRVLEKNGFQAEGIARRYLKINGEWQDHRTYAILADDFLAEKVQP, encoded by the coding sequence ATGTCATTTAAGCTTTACGATAATGCTCAGGGCATCTACCTCGCCCTGCTGCAGAAGCAGGACGCAAATGATCTGCTCCAGCTGCGTCTGCGCAACAGAGAACATCACCAGCCGTTTGAACCGCAGCGTGAAGCTGATTATTATACACTTGAAAGCCAGGAGCTGCTGATCAGCCAGCGTATGAACGATGCAGACCAGGACAGGGCCTATATGTTCGGTATCTTCCTGCTGGACGGGCAGCTGGCCGGACAGATCACTATCTCCAATATCGTACGCGGTGTAGCCCAATATGGCGACCTCGGCTATTTTATCGATCATACCCTCCAGGGCAAGGGTTATACAACTGCTGCCGCCAGACTGATTCTGGACTATTCCTTCCGGGCCCTTGCGCTTCATAGGGTGCAGGCAGCTATCCTGCTTCATAATGCTGCCTCACGCCGGGTACTGGAGAAAAACGGCTTCCAGGCTGAAGGTATCGCCCGCCGCTACCTTAAGATCAACGGGGAATGGCAGGATCACCGGACCTATGCCATCCTGGCAGACGACTTCCTGGCGGAAAAAGTCCAACCCTAA